The genomic interval CTGGACGGCGCCGAACTGGTGGGAGTGCTCGACCGGTTCGAGGCCACGACCGGCGATGTGGTGGCCGAGGGCCGGGGCCAGGTGGTGAAGACCATCGGCGACGAGGTGCTCTTCGTCTGCGAGTCGGCGGCCGACGCCGCCGGGATCGGCCTGGAACTGACGGCCCGGGCCCAGGCCGATCCGAAGCTGCCGCAGGTACGGACGGGGCTGGCCCACGGCCCCGTGATCGGCCGCTTCGGGGACGTCTACGGGGCAGCGGTCAACATAGCGGCGCGGCTCACGGCGGTGGCCCGCCCCGCGTCCGTCCTGGTCAACACCGCGCTCGCCGGGGAGCTGGCGGGGGTGGCGGGGTACACGCTGCGGCCACTGCGCCCGGTGTCGGTGCGCGGTTACAGCCGGCTGCGGCCGGTGCTTCTGCGGAGGGGGAAGCCCGCTTCATGACCCGATCAGGAGGCGGGGGCGCGCGCCGGTGGCGGGCGGAGCGCCCGGCACGGCGTAGAAAACAGGAAGCAGGGCGTACAAAAACAGGAAGCAGGGAGAACTCTCTCCCTGCCGTAACCAACTTATAGCGCACCGGGGGGCTTGCGGCAAGGGCCGGGTGGTGCCGCAGAATCATCGGCCTGACCACCCCGACCTGCGGAAATGAGGACGCTGCGTGCGCGAGCGGTACGTGTGGGATCTGAACGAGGCCGACGGGGCGCCGGTCGCGGCCGTCGGCGGCAAGGGCGCGCATCTGGCCACGCTGTCGCGGATCGAGGGCGTCCGGGTGCCCGGCGGGTTCTGCATCACGACGGACGCCTACCGGCACGTCGTGGCCTCGGAACCGGCGGTCGCCGAACAGCTCGACCGGCTGGCGGACGTGGACCCGGACGACCGGGAGGCCGTGCGCACCCTGAGCGCGGACATCCGGCGGACCGTCGAGGGCCTTGCCCTGCCGGAGGAACTGGTGGCGGCGGTCACCGGAGTGCTCGCCCGGCACGGCGAGCACGCCGCGTACGCCGTACGGTCCAGCGCGACGGCGGAGGACCTGCCGACGGCCTCCTTCGCGGGCCAGCAGGACTCGTATCTGAACGTCGTGGGCCCGGAGCAGGTGCTCCGGCACATCGGCCGGTGCTGGGCGTCGCTGTTCACCGAGCGGGCCGTGACATACCGGCGGCGGGGCGGCATCGACCACCGCACCGTGCACATGGCCGTCGTCGTGCAGCGGATGGTGTTCCCGCGGGCGTCGGGCATCCTCTTCACGGCCGACCCGGTGACGGGCAACCGCAGGGACGCCACGGTGGACGCCGGCTTCGGGCTGGGCGAGGCCCTGGTCTCCGGCCTGGTCAACCCGGACGTCTTCACCGTGCGCGACGGCGAGATCACCAGCCGGTCGATCGCCGCCAAGGAGCGTGCCGTCGAGGCGCTGGAGGGCGGGGGCACGCGGGAGGTCGCGGTGGACGCGCGGCGGCGGGAGGAGCCGGCGCTGACGGACGAACAGGTCCTCGGGCTCGTCCGGCTCGGGCGGCGGATCGAGGCGCACTTCGGCCGCCCGCAGGACATCGAGTGGTGCCTGTCCGACGACGGTTTCCGGATCGTCCAGAGCCGGCCGATCACGACGCTGTTCCCCGTTCCGGAGGTGGCGGACGACGACAACCACGTCTACGTCTCCGTCGGGCATCAGCAGATGATGACCGACGCGATGAAGCCCCTGGGCCTGTCGATGTGGCGGCTGACGGCCATGGCTCCGATGCTGGAAGCCGGCGGGCGGCTGTTCGTGGACGTCACCCGGCGCCTCGGCCCGCCCTCCGTCCGGGCCGGGCTCCTCGACCTGATGGGCAAGGGCGACCCGCTGGTCCGGGACGCCCTGGAGACCGTCCTCGCACACCCCGGCTTCGTCCCGACGCTCCCGGACCCGGCGCCCGCCGCGCCACCGGCCACCGGCGCGCCCGCCCCGATCGCGACCGACCCGGCCGTCGTCGCCGGGCTGATCGCGCGCAGCGAGGCGTCCGTCGCCGCCCTGGCACGGGACATCCGGACGCACTCGGGGCCGGCACTGTTCGACTTCCTGTCGGCGGCCTTCGAGGAGCACAAGCGGGTGCTCGGCGACCCCGTGAGCATCCAGGCGATCATGGCGGGCATGGAGTCCACCTGGTGGCTCAACGAGAAACTGCTGGAATGGCTCGGCGAGAAGAACGCCGCCGACACGCTCACCCTCTCCGCCCCCGACAACGTGACCTCGGAGATGGGCCTCGCGCTCCTCGATGTCGCCGACGCGATCCGACCGCATCCGGAGGCGGTGGCGTATCTGCGGGGTGTCGCGGACGACGACGGCTTCCTGGACGGGCTGGCGAAGGTGGCCGGAGGGGCGGAGGCGCGCGCCGCCATCGAGGCGTATCTCGACCGGTACGGCATGCGGTGCGTCGGCGAGATCGACATCACCCGGCCGCGCTGGAGCGAGCGCCCCGGCGCGCTCGTGCCGGTGATCCTCGACAACGTACGCCTCTTCGGACCGGGCACGGCCGCGCGGCGC from Streptomyces drozdowiczii carries:
- the rph gene encoding rifamycin-inactivating phosphotransferase translates to MRERYVWDLNEADGAPVAAVGGKGAHLATLSRIEGVRVPGGFCITTDAYRHVVASEPAVAEQLDRLADVDPDDREAVRTLSADIRRTVEGLALPEELVAAVTGVLARHGEHAAYAVRSSATAEDLPTASFAGQQDSYLNVVGPEQVLRHIGRCWASLFTERAVTYRRRGGIDHRTVHMAVVVQRMVFPRASGILFTADPVTGNRRDATVDAGFGLGEALVSGLVNPDVFTVRDGEITSRSIAAKERAVEALEGGGTREVAVDARRREEPALTDEQVLGLVRLGRRIEAHFGRPQDIEWCLSDDGFRIVQSRPITTLFPVPEVADDDNHVYVSVGHQQMMTDAMKPLGLSMWRLTAMAPMLEAGGRLFVDVTRRLGPPSVRAGLLDLMGKGDPLVRDALETVLAHPGFVPTLPDPAPAAPPATGAPAPIATDPAVVAGLIARSEASVAALARDIRTHSGPALFDFLSAAFEEHKRVLGDPVSIQAIMAGMESTWWLNEKLLEWLGEKNAADTLTLSAPDNVTSEMGLALLDVADAIRPHPEAVAYLRGVADDDGFLDGLAKVAGGAEARAAIEAYLDRYGMRCVGEIDITRPRWSERPGALVPVILDNVRLFGPGTAARRFEEGRQKALAKERDVLARLRALPEGDRKADETKRMIDRVRTFIGYREYPKYGIIQRYFVYKQALLREADRLAGAGVLADREDAFYLTFEEFGDAVRSGTVDQGLIRRRKEEFRAYSALTPPRVLTSDGEAVNGAYRRDDVPEGALNGLPVSAGTVEGRARVILDVAEADLEAGDILVTTFTDPSWSPLFVGIAGLVTEVGGLMTHGAVIAREYGLPAVVGVEHATRRIRDGQRIRVHGTDGYIELLS